The window CAAGGTGGACGTCGCTCCCGTCTACGCGATCGCAGGTGACGATGACGACCACGGCTACCTCATCAACAAGGACACCGGCGCTCGGGTGCTCACGAGCATCCCGCGTCATCTCCGGTTCACAAAGGCGAGGAAGGACAAGCAGCGTGACCATTACGCCCAGACTGACCTTCCCCCGGTTTCTATACCACGGTCTATGTTAGACCAACGATGTGTTCGACTGCCTGCTGAGGCGGCCTGAGCGCAGCGAAGGGCGCCTCAGCAGGCGCGATCGCCTCCGGCGCCGGGGGCCGGTAGCCCAGGGAACTGTGCGGGCGCACCGTGTTGTAGTGACGACGCCAGCGCTCGATGAGCACCTTCGCTTCCTTCAGCGTGTAGAAGGTCTCCCCGTTGAGCAGTTCGTCACGCAGCTTGCCGTTGAAGCTCTCGCAATACCCGTTCTCCCACGGCGAGCCGGGCTCGATGAAGAGCGTCTTCACACCGACGCGCTTGAGCCAGTCGCGCACGACCCGAGCTGTAAATTCGGGCCCGTTGTCCGACCGGACGTGCTCCGGCACGCCGCGGGTCACGAAGAGCCATGTGAGACGCTCGAGCACGTCGTCACTCCTGAGCGTCCTGGCCGCGTCGATCGCCAGGCATTCCCGCGTGAACTCGTCGACGACCGTGAGCATCTTCACCGCCCTGCCGTCGTGCGTCCGGCTCTGCACGAAGTCGTACGCCCAGACGTGGTCCTTGTGCATCGGCCTGAGTCGCACGCAGGAGCCGTCATTGAGCCACAATCGCCCTCGCTTTGGCTGCCTTCTGGGGATCTTCAGCCCTTCTCGCCGCCAGATCCGTTCGACCCGCTTGTGATTCACCCGCCAGCCCTCGCTTCGAAGCATCGCCGTGATCCTCGGGGTTCCGTACCGCCCGTACATCGCCGCCAACTGCACGATCCGCCGCGTCAGCGGCGCCTCGTCATCTCGCTCCAGCGGCAGATACCGCTGCGTCGCCCGCGACTGCCCCAGCACGGCGCACGCCCGACGCTCCGACACATGCAGATGATCGACGACGTGGTCGACCATCCGGCGCCGGCGCGTCGGGCTCAGAAGTTTGGGTTCGCCGCCTCGCGCAGGATCGCCTTGTCAAGCTCCGCGTCGGCCAGCAGGCGCTTGAGCCGCGCGTTCTCGCGCTCCAGCGCCTTCAGGCGCCTGGCCTGCTCGACCTTGAGTCCGCCGTACTCGCGTCGCCATCTGTAATAGGTCTGATCCGTGATCCCGATGTGCTTGCATGCCTGCGCGATGGAGAGCCCTTTCGACAGATGCACCTCCGCCTCGCGCAGCTTGCCGACGATCTGCTCCGCCGTGTGGCGCGTCCTGGCCATGACTTCGATCCTCCTGATCCAAGACCGGGAATCTACCACTCCCGGACTGGACTTGATTCAGGGGGAAAGGTCAGATCAGTGAGAGCGCTCCCGGCGCCAGGGACGACGGACACAACCCGGCGCACGCGATCTGGTCGCTCATC is drawn from Pseudomonadota bacterium and contains these coding sequences:
- a CDS encoding IS3 family transposase (programmed frameshift), which codes for MARTRHTAEQIVGKLREAEVHLSKGLSIAQACKHIGITDQTYYRWRREYGGLKVEQARRLKALERENARLKRLLADAELDKAILREAANPKLLSPTRRRRMVDHVVDHLHVSERRACAVLGQSRATQRYLPLERDDEAPLTRRIVQLAAMYGRYGTPRITAMLRSEGWRVNHKRVERIWRREGLKIPRRQPKRGRLWLNDGSCVRLRPMHKDHVWAYDFVQSRTHDGRAVKMLTVVDEFTRECLAIDAARTLRSDDVLERLTWLFVTRGVPEHVRSDNGPEFTARVVRDWLKRVGVKTLFIEPGSPWENGYCESFNGKLRDELLNGETFYTLKEAKVLIERWRRHYNTVRPHSSLGYRPPAPEAIAPAEAPFAALRPPQQAVEHIVGLT